One Candidatus Anoxymicrobium japonicum DNA segment encodes these proteins:
- a CDS encoding phosphoribosyl-AMP cyclohydrolase, translating into MSDSETTVQGPDDMSYDERGLTPVIVQEDSTGEVLMLAYMNKESLARTLETGRTWFYSRSRQELWPKGETSGHVQKVKKIYYDCDADALLVRVDQVGAACHTGEHSCFYRELRACGEQ; encoded by the coding sequence ATGAGCGATAGTGAAACAACGGTACAAGGCCCGGACGATATGTCATACGACGAGAGAGGGTTGACGCCCGTAATCGTCCAGGAGGACAGTACCGGCGAGGTGCTCATGCTGGCTTACATGAACAAGGAGTCACTCGCCCGAACCCTCGAGACCGGTCGCACCTGGTTCTACTCCCGAAGCAGGCAAGAGCTCTGGCCCAAAGGGGAGACGAGCGGCCACGTGCAGAAGGTCAAAAAAATTTATTACGACTGTGATGCTGACGCGCTGCTCGTGCGAGTTGATCAGGTCGGAGCGGCTTGCCACACGGGAGAGCACAGTTGTTTCTACCGTGAGTTGCGCGCATGTGGGGAGCAGTAA